A single Mixta calida DNA region contains:
- the gntR gene encoding gluconate operon transcriptional repressor GntR translates to MKKKRPVLQDVADRVGVTKMTVSRYLRNPQQVSAALGARIAVVLDELGYIPNRAPDMLSNATSRAIGVLLPSLTNQVFADVLRGIETVTDAAGYQTLVGHFGYNADKEELQLRSLLGWNIDGLILTERTHTPASLRMIETAGIPVIEMMDSVSPCLDMAVGFDNVEAARQMTRAILAKGHRHTVYLGARLDERTLQKQQGYEQAMREAGLEPRSVMMEEASSFSAGAMLLQEARQRYPQTDSLFCTNDDLAIGAMFECQRQGLRVPEQMAIAGFHGHDIAHVVTPKLATVLTPRDRMGREAATLLLARIGGDNSVRQPVDVGFEIEEGESI, encoded by the coding sequence GTTGCCGATCGCGTCGGCGTGACAAAAATGACCGTCAGCCGCTACCTGCGCAATCCGCAGCAGGTATCCGCCGCGCTGGGGGCGAGAATCGCCGTCGTGCTGGATGAGCTGGGCTACATTCCCAACCGCGCGCCCGATATGCTGTCAAACGCCACCAGCCGCGCCATCGGCGTGCTGCTGCCGTCGTTGACCAACCAGGTCTTCGCCGACGTGCTGCGCGGCATTGAAACCGTCACCGACGCCGCAGGCTACCAGACGCTGGTGGGCCACTTCGGCTACAACGCGGATAAAGAAGAGTTGCAGCTGCGATCTCTGTTGGGGTGGAATATTGACGGCCTGATCCTGACCGAACGCACCCATACGCCTGCCAGCCTGCGTATGATTGAAACCGCAGGCATTCCGGTGATTGAAATGATGGACAGCGTCTCGCCCTGCCTGGATATGGCAGTAGGCTTTGATAACGTCGAGGCGGCGCGTCAGATGACGCGCGCTATTCTGGCGAAAGGCCATCGTCATACCGTTTATCTGGGCGCGCGCCTGGATGAGCGCACGCTGCAAAAACAGCAGGGCTATGAGCAGGCGATGCGCGAAGCGGGGCTGGAGCCGCGCAGCGTAATGATGGAGGAAGCATCCTCGTTCAGCGCCGGCGCCATGCTGTTACAGGAGGCGCGTCAGCGTTACCCGCAAACCGACAGCCTGTTCTGCACCAATGATGATTTGGCGATAGGTGCTATGTTTGAATGTCAGCGCCAGGGCTTGCGCGTACCGGAGCAGATGGCGATCGCCGGTTTTCACGGACACGATATCGCGCATGTGGTGACGCCGAAACTGGCGACGGTGCTGACCCCGCGCGATCGCATGGGACGTGAAGCGGCGACGCTGCTTCTGGCGCGTATTGGCGGTGATAACAGTGTGCGTCAGCCGGTGGATGTAGGCTTTGAGATTGAGGAAGGAGAGAGCATCTGA
- the gntK gene encoding gluconokinase, giving the protein MQIKSPSHHVFILMGVSGSGKSAVAYEVSHQLKTAFLDGDFLHPRANIEKMAEGHPLNDSDRQPWLQAVNDAAFAMQRTQAVSIIVCSALKKSYRDILRNGNDNLSFIYLKGEFETIESRLKARKGHFFKPQMLVSQFDTLEEPGADENDVLVVDINHSLPEVVAATIATIEGAIKKD; this is encoded by the coding sequence ATGCAAATTAAGTCGCCGTCACATCATGTATTCATTTTGATGGGCGTATCAGGCAGCGGTAAATCCGCCGTTGCTTATGAAGTCTCTCACCAGTTGAAAACCGCGTTTCTCGATGGCGATTTTCTTCATCCGCGTGCCAATATCGAAAAGATGGCCGAAGGCCATCCGCTTAACGACAGCGACCGTCAGCCCTGGCTACAGGCGGTTAACGATGCGGCGTTCGCCATGCAGCGTACTCAGGCGGTATCGATCATCGTCTGTTCCGCACTGAAAAAAAGCTATCGCGACATCCTGCGCAACGGCAACGATAACCTCTCCTTCATCTATCTGAAGGGCGAGTTTGAAACCATCGAAAGCCGACTAAAAGCGCGTAAAGGTCATTTCTTTAAACCGCAAATGCTGGTCTCACAGTTTGACACTCTGGAAGAACCGGGCGCCGATGAAAATGATGTGCTGGTGGTGGATATCAATCATTCCCTGCCGGAAGTCGTTGCCGCCACTATCGCCACCATTGAGGGTGCGATCAAAAAGGATTAG
- the gntU gene encoding gluconate transporter, whose amino-acid sequence MSTATLVLTAAGSVVLLLFLVMKARMHAFVALILVSFGAGLFSGMPLDKIAETMQKGMGGTLGFLAVVVALGAMFGKILHETGAVDQIAIRMLKSFGERRAHYAMGIAGLICALPLFFEVAVVLLISIAFAVARRTGDNLVKLVIPLFAGVAAAAAFLLPGPAPMLLASQMHVDFGWMILLGLCAALPGMLIAGPLFGNFISRHVSFNVPEESSQPEVEQHKMPSFFFSLSLILFPLVLVGLKTIGARFTSEGSRLYEWLEFIGHPFTAILLALLLAIYGLAYRQGMDKEKVMQVCGSALQPAGIILLVIGAGGVFKQVLVDSGVGPALGNALTGAGLPIALACFILAAAVRIIQGSATVACLTAVGLVMPVIEPLHYDGAQMAALSLCIAGGSIVVSHVNDAGFWLFGRFTGATEAQTLKTWTLMETILGTVGAIVGMIAFQLLS is encoded by the coding sequence ATGAGTACCGCAACCCTGGTTTTAACCGCGGCAGGCTCGGTTGTTCTGCTGCTGTTTCTGGTGATGAAAGCGCGTATGCACGCGTTCGTCGCCCTGATATTGGTCTCGTTCGGCGCGGGCCTGTTTTCCGGCATGCCGCTGGATAAAATTGCCGAAACCATGCAGAAAGGCATGGGCGGCACGCTCGGCTTTCTCGCCGTGGTGGTGGCGCTGGGCGCGATGTTCGGCAAAATTCTGCATGAAACCGGCGCGGTCGATCAGATCGCCATCCGTATGCTGAAAAGCTTTGGCGAACGTCGCGCGCACTATGCGATGGGCATTGCCGGGCTGATCTGCGCGCTGCCGCTGTTCTTCGAGGTCGCGGTGGTGCTGCTGATCAGCATCGCTTTCGCCGTGGCGCGACGCACCGGCGATAACCTGGTGAAGCTGGTGATCCCGCTGTTTGCGGGCGTGGCGGCGGCGGCGGCGTTTCTGCTGCCCGGCCCGGCGCCAATGCTGCTGGCGTCGCAGATGCATGTCGATTTCGGCTGGATGATCCTGCTCGGCCTGTGCGCGGCGCTGCCCGGCATGCTGATCGCCGGCCCGCTGTTCGGCAATTTTATCAGCCGTCACGTCAGCTTTAACGTGCCGGAAGAGTCCTCGCAGCCGGAGGTGGAGCAGCACAAGATGCCCTCCTTCTTCTTTAGCCTGTCGCTGATCCTGTTTCCGCTGGTGCTGGTTGGCCTGAAAACCATCGGCGCGCGCTTTACCTCTGAGGGTTCGCGTCTGTACGAGTGGCTGGAATTTATCGGCCATCCGTTCACCGCGATTCTGCTGGCGCTGCTGCTGGCGATTTACGGCCTGGCGTACCGTCAGGGCATGGATAAAGAGAAAGTGATGCAGGTGTGCGGCAGCGCGCTGCAACCGGCGGGCATTATCCTGCTGGTGATCGGCGCGGGCGGCGTGTTTAAGCAGGTGCTGGTCGATTCCGGCGTGGGTCCGGCGCTCGGCAATGCGCTTACCGGCGCGGGGCTGCCGATCGCATTGGCCTGCTTTATCCTGGCCGCCGCAGTGCGCATTATTCAGGGATCGGCGACGGTCGCCTGCTTAACTGCGGTCGGACTGGTGATGCCGGTGATTGAGCCGCTGCACTATGACGGTGCGCAGATGGCGGCGCTGTCGCTCTGCATCGCTGGCGGCTCTATCGTCGTCAGCCACGTCAATGACGCCGGTTTCTGGCTGTTTGGCCGCTTTACCGGCGCCACCGAGGCGCAAACGCTGAAAACCTGGACGCTGATGGAAACGATTCTTGGCACCGTCGGCGCCATTGTCGGCATGATCGCCTTCCAGCTGCTCTCCTGA
- a CDS encoding YhgN family NAAT transporter: MTEMISATILLLLIMDPLGNLPIFMSVLKHLEPKRRRTVLIREMLIALGIMLLFLFAGEKILAFLNLRTETVSISGGVILFLIAIKMIFPSPESNSTGLPVGEEPFLVPLAIPLVAGPSLLATLMLLSHQYPNQMGHLVGALLFAWGITVVILLLSGLFLRLLGDKGVNALERLMGLILIMLATQMFLDGIRAYLKI; this comes from the coding sequence ATGACTGAAATGATCTCCGCGACCATATTATTGTTGTTGATAATGGACCCGCTCGGCAATCTGCCGATTTTTATGTCGGTTTTAAAGCATCTGGAGCCGAAGCGTCGTCGAACGGTGCTGATCCGGGAAATGCTGATCGCGCTCGGCATCATGCTGCTGTTTCTGTTTGCCGGTGAAAAAATTCTCGCCTTCCTGAATCTGCGCACCGAGACGGTCTCCATCTCCGGCGGCGTGATTCTGTTTCTGATCGCGATAAAGATGATTTTTCCCTCGCCGGAGAGCAACAGCACCGGTCTGCCGGTGGGCGAAGAACCTTTTCTGGTGCCGCTCGCCATTCCGCTGGTCGCCGGGCCGTCGCTACTCGCTACGCTGATGCTGCTTTCTCATCAGTATCCGAATCAGATGGGGCATCTGGTGGGCGCGCTGCTGTTCGCATGGGGCATCACGGTCGTCATCCTGTTGCTTTCCGGCCTGTTTCTGCGGCTGCTGGGCGATAAAGGCGTCAACGCGCTGGAGCGTCTGATGGGGCTGATTTTGATTATGCTGGCGACGCAGATGTTCCTGGACGGCATTCGCGCCTATCTGAAGATTTAA
- the asd gene encoding aspartate-semialdehyde dehydrogenase, giving the protein MKNVGLIGWRGMVGSVLMQRMSEERDFDVIRPVFFSTSQHGQAAPTIGGQSGTLQDAYNIDALKALDIIITCQGGDYTSEIYPKLRASGWQGYWIDAASTLRMKDDAIIILDPVNHHVIRDGLAKGIKTFVGGNCTVSLMLMSLGGLFAHDLVEWTSVATYQAASGGGARHMRELLTQMGMLHNHVAPELQNPAAAILDIERKVTELTRSGTLPTDNFGVPLAGSLIPWIDKQLENGQSREEWKGQAETNKILGTQHTIPVDGLCVRVGALRCHSQAFTLKLKKDVPLAEIEQMLAAHNAWVKVVPNDRELTMRELTPAAVTGTLTTPVGRLRKLNMGPEYLSAFTVGDQLLWGAAEPLRRMLRLLVD; this is encoded by the coding sequence ATGAAAAATGTAGGTCTTATTGGTTGGCGCGGTATGGTCGGCTCGGTGCTGATGCAGCGCATGAGCGAAGAGCGTGATTTCGACGTGATTCGTCCGGTCTTTTTCTCCACATCTCAGCATGGCCAGGCGGCGCCGACGATCGGCGGTCAGAGCGGCACGCTACAGGATGCGTACAATATCGACGCGCTGAAGGCGCTGGATATTATTATCACCTGTCAGGGCGGCGACTATACCAGTGAGATCTATCCGAAGCTGCGCGCCAGCGGCTGGCAGGGCTACTGGATCGACGCAGCCTCTACGCTGCGCATGAAAGATGACGCCATCATCATTCTCGATCCGGTTAACCATCATGTTATCCGCGACGGGCTGGCAAAAGGGATTAAAACCTTTGTCGGCGGCAACTGCACCGTCAGCCTGATGCTGATGTCGCTGGGCGGGCTGTTTGCGCACGACCTGGTAGAGTGGACCTCCGTCGCCACCTATCAGGCGGCCTCCGGCGGCGGCGCGCGCCATATGCGCGAACTGCTGACGCAGATGGGCATGCTGCACAACCATGTAGCGCCGGAGCTGCAAAATCCGGCGGCGGCGATTCTGGATATCGAACGCAAGGTGACCGAGCTGACGCGCTCCGGCACGCTGCCGACCGATAACTTTGGCGTGCCGCTGGCAGGCAGTCTGATTCCGTGGATCGACAAGCAGCTGGAGAACGGCCAGAGCCGCGAAGAGTGGAAAGGCCAGGCGGAAACCAACAAAATTCTCGGCACCCAACACACCATTCCGGTGGATGGCCTTTGCGTGCGCGTCGGCGCGCTGCGCTGCCACAGCCAGGCCTTTACGCTGAAGCTGAAGAAAGATGTGCCGCTGGCGGAGATTGAGCAGATGCTGGCCGCGCATAACGCGTGGGTGAAAGTGGTGCCTAACGATCGCGAGCTGACGATGCGCGAACTGACGCCTGCCGCGGTCACCGGCACGCTGACCACGCCGGTAGGCCGTCTGCGCAAGCTGAATATGGGGCCGGAATACCTTTCCGCCTTTACCGTCGGCGATCAGCTGCTGTGGGGCGCCGCCGAGCCGCTGCGTCGTATGCTGCGTCTGCTGGTCGATTAA